The DNA window CTGCGTTTTCTGAAATCTATCCTGTTCCGGAGTGCATCCACATCCCTGAACGTCTCATGTGAGCTGATGAACTGGACGGCTTTTGCCCCTTGCGTAAAGGATTTGAACTTCAGGATCGGCCGCTCTGTTTTATTGAGCTTGTTTTTCTCCACAACATAGGCATCATTCCTGTAATAAAGCCCGAAGGGAAGATGTTCCCTTCTTTTAATATTCCGCGAATTCAGGATCAGCTTAGCGATGATATCCGTTCCTGTTACCTCATAATTGATCTGCTGCACCTGAGACTGTATCTCCTCCCATCTTTTGGACTTGGAGTTGAATATTTTTTTGGAGAACCTGTTGATATTCTGTACATGATCTGAAAATATAATGTCCCCGGTTCCGCTCTGGAAGTAGACGAAACCTTTTTCATTCGGCAGGTCCTGGGTCAGTATCTTGATTTTATTGACATAGCTTTTGGCATTGGTTTCTTCGTACTGCTTGCTGATAATCTCATTTTCGGTGTCCTTCAGAATCAGGAGCCTGAAGAGCTCCAGGGTAGCCCTTGCGTCACCATCAGCCCTGTGGTGGCTGACCAGGGGAATACCGAGTGATTTGACCAGTTTCCCCAAGGAATAGCTGACCTCATCAGGAATCAGTTTTTTAGCGAGAGGGATGGTATCTAAAGTATTGATTTCGAAATTGTATCCCAGGCTTTGGAAAGACTGGCGCAGCATCCTGTAATCAAATTCGATGTTATGACCGACCAGGGTGGTGTTCTGAGTAATTTCAATGACCCTCTTGGCAATTTCATGAAATTTGGGCGCGGTTTTAACCATTTTAGGCGTAATGCCGGTGAGCCTTTGTACAAAAGGGGTAATATCACTTTCAGGATTAACCAGGGAAATAAACTGGTCTACAATCTTTTGTCCGTCATACCGGTAGATTGCAATGTCAATAATGCATTCTTTCCTGTAACCTGCACCATTACTTTCTATGTCTATAATCGAATACATTCTGTGTTCTCTCTTTACTGCTGCTTATCTTGATCCCGTCTGACCCTTATAAGGACCATGGAAAATCTGCTAAAATAAAAAAATTATGTTAAAAAAAGCCAACACGACTTATATTGTAACATGAGCCTGCAAAATCTAATCCAAAATTTCAGCTGTAATACCACATAAACCATAAAAACAATAATTCTTCTTTCTGCCGGCTTACCTCCGTTTGCGGCCCAGTCCGAGCATGCCTAAAATTGCTTTGGTCCCTTCCCGCATCAGCGTACTAGTGAATGTTTTTCCGGCTTTGCTCTGCAGGATCTGCTCAAACATTCCCGGCTCTTCTTTGGCAGGCTTTGTTTTCTGGTCTGGTGCAGCATTTTGTACGGCTGTTTCCATTCTGTTCACCAAGATTTCATAAGCGGATTCGCGATTGATCACCTGCTCATATTTAGCCACCAAAGCAGACCTGGAAGTCAGCTCCGAGATTTCAGCATCGTCCAGCACATCCATCCTGGATTCGGGAGAGATCAGGTAAGTATGGACCAGCGGAGTTGGAATTCCTTTCTCATCCAGTGCTGTAACAAAGGCTTCCCCGATCCCAAGGTTCTGAATTAATGTGGACGCATCATAAAATGTTGTCGTCGGGTAATTTTCCACCGCTTTGGAAATTTCTTTTTTGTCTTTCGCGGTAAATCCCCGTAATGCATGCTGTATCTTAAGCCCCAGCTGAGACAGTATGGCTTCAGGCACATCGCCGGGAATCTGGGTGATGAAATATATACCCACTCCTTTTGACCGGATGAGTTTAACCATCGTTTCAATCTGGGAGACCAAAGCTTTGGATGATT is part of the Chryseobacterium camelliae genome and encodes:
- a CDS encoding PolC-type DNA polymerase III — translated: MYSIIDIESNGAGYRKECIIDIAIYRYDGQKIVDQFISLVNPESDITPFVQRLTGITPKMVKTAPKFHEIAKRVIEITQNTTLVGHNIEFDYRMLRQSFQSLGYNFEINTLDTIPLAKKLIPDEVSYSLGKLVKSLGIPLVSHHRADGDARATLELFRLLILKDTENEIISKQYEETNAKSYVNKIKILTQDLPNEKGFVYFQSGTGDIIFSDHVQNINRFSKKIFNSKSKRWEEIQSQVQQINYEVTGTDIIAKLILNSRNIKRREHLPFGLYYRNDAYVVEKNKLNKTERPILKFKSFTQGAKAVQFISSHETFRDVDALRNRIDFRKRSELWLGAGRRLGEKLFLIIEDGKIVSYGFYDLFTQIQTMSKLSKLKIDLPLQTPELNNELQLALLRGDFETLPLPK